From the Glandiceps talaboti chromosome 10, keGlaTala1.1, whole genome shotgun sequence genome, one window contains:
- the LOC144441208 gene encoding sphingomyelinase C-like — METQMWIFLLLGCIASAVSGLSNKVILEEVTCEEDYEPTGLHVWIGDAPDCQADTSLCAHFDLNYVCTKPIGANVDLCANGTQVLCEAKPAIPLLEPTDTTTLKVLAYNILELNYIYWQQGQRERTCRIPYRMFEAVGDVDVILFQELFMGGCFPDDISFHDLLDMHGFVYQTAMVGVDARQSDILRFEHGGIFIASRWPIIEEDEYVFVSTDRSDTDVFASKGIAYAAIEKDVGGIKRNYHLFATHMQSRDGGTREQVRIIQSMEFRLFFNKLNIPTDEPIIYGGDFNADYNHDPTHVENVLHAMDATAPEVVGDLKTTYDRKDNTIIGPNPNGKQSYIDYVVYINSHLHPITSSMEVVRLTDDPFWICDRGMLRVMRHTYPWSEQCRSNRSIIDLSDHYSVLGTFDFPLEAPDDPEDPPRCDPISAAQHLVAKATIPVLFLILPYFFTSGL, encoded by the exons ATGGAAACCCAAATGTGGATTTTTCTGTTACTAGGATGCATTGCATCAGCTGTATCAG gTTTGTCTAACAAAGTCATTCTAGAGGAAGTTACATGTGAAGAGGATTATGAACCCACAGGATTGCACGTATGGATAG gTGATGCACCAGACTGCCAAGCAGACACAAGTCTTTGTgcacattttgatttgaattatgTCTGTACCAAACCAATCGGTGCTAACGTAGATTTGTGTGCCAATGGTACTCAGGTTCTGTGTGAGGCAAAACCAGCAATTCCTCTGTTGGAGCCAACAGATACCACTACTCTCAAAGTTTTGGCCTACAACATCCTGGAATTAAACTACATATATTGGCAACAGGGACAGCGTGAACGGACATGTCGTATTCCGTACCGAATGTTTGAGGCAGTAGGGGATGTAGATGTGATTTTGTTTCAAGAACTTTTTATGGGTGGTTGTTTTCCTGATGATATTTCTTTCCATGACCTCCTTGATATGCATGGATTCGTATACCAAACGGCTATGGTTGGAGTTGATGCCCGACAATCCGATATTCTTCGCTTTGAACACGGAGGTATATTTATCGCTTCAAGATGGCCGATTATCGAAGAAGATGAGTATGTTTTTGTATCGACAGACCGTTCTGATACTGATGTCTTTGCTTCTAAAGGCATTGCCTATGCTGCAATAGAAAAAGATGTTGGTGGAATTAAAAGGAATTATCATCTGTTTGCAACCCACATGCAGTCCCGTGATGGTGGGACCCGTGAACAAGTACGTATTATTCAATCCATGGAGTTCAGACTCTTCTTTAATAAACTGAACATTCCTACAGATGAACCAATAATTTACGGAGGTGACTTTAATGCTGATTATAACCATGATCCCACACATGTTGAAAACGTCTTGCATGCAATGGATGCAACAGCACCAGAAGTTGTTGGTGACTTGAAAACGACATATGATCGTAAAGACAATACAATAATCGGCCCTAACCCAAATGGCAAGCAGTCTTATATAGACTACGTTGTATACATCAACTCACATCTACATCCCATCACCTCATCAATGGAAGTTGTTCGGTTAACAGATGATCCATTTTGGATTTGTGACCGTGGAATGCTTCGCGTGATGCGACACACCTATCCGTGGTCCGAACAATGCCGCTCCAATAGATCAATTATAGATTTATCTGATCACTACTCTGTTCTTGGAACTTTTGACTTCCCACTTGAAGCACCTGACGATCCTGAAGACCCTCCCCGATGTGATCCCATTTCTGCTGCGCAACATCTTGTTGCCAAGGCAACAATTCCAGTGCTTTTTCTCATCttaccatatttttttacatCAGGTTTATAA